In one window of Agrobacterium larrymoorei DNA:
- a CDS encoding sugar 3,4-ketoisomerase, whose product MALADCRILQLPKISDVRGSLTFIEGSNHIPFEVKRVYYLYDVPGGADRGSHAHKNLHQFMISISGSFDVRLDDGTAQKTFHLNRSYQGLYICPMTWRYLDNFSSGAVCLVLASEAYDEVDYIRDYQDFRNTVLK is encoded by the coding sequence GTGGCTCTTGCCGATTGCCGCATTTTACAGTTGCCGAAAATCTCGGACGTTCGAGGCAGTCTCACTTTTATTGAGGGCAGCAACCATATACCATTCGAGGTCAAGAGGGTTTATTATCTATACGACGTTCCGGGCGGTGCAGATCGTGGGAGCCATGCCCACAAAAATCTGCATCAATTTATGATTTCGATCTCCGGAAGCTTTGACGTCCGGCTGGATGATGGTACTGCTCAAAAGACATTTCATCTCAATCGGTCCTATCAAGGCCTCTATATTTGCCCTATGACCTGGCGATATCTGGATAACTTTTCTTCTGGCGCGGTGTGTTTGGTGTTGGCCTCCGAGGCATACGACGAGGTGGACTACATTCGCGATTATCAAGATTTTCGAAACA
- a CDS encoding plasmid pRiA4b ORF-3 family protein: protein MAGPLVRLKITLDDVDPLVMRRVVVPFRIRLDRLHDVLQQAFGWTNSHLYEFRIRDIGFGVPDGGFDDPIDARKETLLAAIEDIGAKSFKYLYDFGDGWTHTVKIEKTFPATPGFDDPFLLEAVGRCPPEDVGGPWGYEEFREAIADVNHERHQELLEWWGSSDYDPSQADARNLGKNVEALAAKWKRRSRKKT, encoded by the coding sequence ATGGCAGGTCCTCTCGTTCGCTTGAAGATCACGCTCGATGACGTTGATCCCTTGGTGATGCGGCGCGTTGTCGTGCCGTTCCGCATTCGGCTCGACCGGCTTCATGATGTTCTCCAGCAGGCTTTCGGCTGGACCAACAGTCATCTCTATGAGTTCAGGATCCGTGACATCGGATTCGGCGTGCCTGATGGCGGCTTTGATGACCCCATTGATGCTCGCAAGGAAACGCTTCTTGCCGCCATCGAAGATATCGGCGCGAAGTCATTCAAGTATCTCTATGACTTCGGTGACGGCTGGACGCACACAGTGAAAATCGAAAAGACCTTTCCGGCTACCCCCGGCTTTGATGATCCTTTCCTTCTCGAGGCTGTCGGAAGGTGCCCGCCAGAGGATGTTGGCGGCCCTTGGGGCTATGAAGAGTTCCGTGAGGCTATTGCCGACGTCAACCATGAGCGACATCAAGAACTGCTCGAATGGTGGGGAAGTTCAGACTACGACCCCAGCCAGGCCGATGCAAGAAATCTCGGCAAAAACGTCGAGGCTCTGGCTGCGAAATGGAAGCGCAGATCGCGCAAAAAAACCTGA
- the tnpC gene encoding IS66 family transposase: MEPGFENHRDHAAALEAELATARAERAAALAELAVAKAKEADDQAIILRQKVYIEKLQRELRGQKSERTARLIAQMELMLEDAEATATEDELAAEMAVAAASAIAVTGFTRKRPVKKPFPEHLPRERVVVPGPVACSCCGGERLRKLGEDITETMESVPRSWKVIQTVREKFTCRDCEKISQAPAPFHVIPRGWAGPSLLAMMLCDKFGQHIPLNRQVERFALEGVPISLSTAADAIGACCQVLDPLVRRIESHTFASERIHGDDTTVPVLALGKTATGRIWSYVRDDAPFGGTAPPSVMFYYSRDRAGEHPQAHLANYSGILQADAYTGYGQLYLPDRSPGPIYEAACWAHARRPFFAQADLEANARRKGQGKSAAVISPIALNMVQRIDALFEIERQINGRTADERKAIRQQLSKPLIDEMEIWIRDHRARLPRDNDLAKAFDYMLNRWESFTRFLDDGRICLSNNCAERSLRGVALGRKAWLFAGSDRGGQRAAAMYSLIVTAKMNRTDPQTWLADVLARIADHPASLIDELLPWNWRNPATKSLQQAA, translated from the coding sequence ATGGAACCGGGCTTCGAAAATCACCGCGATCATGCTGCTGCTCTTGAAGCAGAATTGGCGACAGCGCGGGCGGAGCGTGCTGCTGCTTTGGCCGAATTGGCTGTTGCCAAGGCCAAGGAGGCCGACGATCAGGCCATCATTCTTCGCCAGAAAGTCTATATCGAAAAGCTGCAACGGGAGCTTCGCGGTCAGAAGTCGGAACGGACGGCGCGGCTGATTGCGCAGATGGAGCTGATGCTGGAGGACGCCGAAGCGACGGCGACCGAAGATGAGCTTGCCGCCGAAATGGCCGTTGCTGCAGCATCTGCGATTGCGGTCACCGGCTTTACGCGCAAGCGGCCGGTCAAGAAGCCATTCCCGGAACATCTGCCGCGTGAGCGTGTTGTGGTGCCAGGGCCGGTTGCCTGCAGTTGCTGTGGCGGTGAACGGCTTCGCAAGCTCGGCGAAGACATCACCGAAACGATGGAGAGCGTACCGCGGAGCTGGAAGGTCATTCAGACGGTGCGGGAAAAGTTCACCTGCCGTGACTGCGAGAAGATCAGCCAGGCACCTGCACCCTTCCATGTCATCCCGAGAGGATGGGCGGGGCCAAGCCTTTTGGCGATGATGCTCTGCGACAAGTTCGGCCAGCATATTCCCCTCAATCGCCAGGTCGAACGTTTTGCCTTGGAGGGTGTGCCGATCAGCCTGTCGACTGCAGCAGACGCGATTGGTGCGTGCTGCCAGGTCCTTGACCCGCTGGTGCGACGGATTGAAAGCCATACGTTCGCGTCTGAACGGATCCACGGTGATGACACGACCGTGCCGGTTCTAGCTCTCGGCAAGACCGCAACCGGCCGGATATGGAGCTATGTCAGGGACGATGCTCCGTTCGGCGGAACGGCTCCACCGTCGGTGATGTTCTATTATTCCCGGGACCGGGCCGGCGAACATCCACAGGCACATCTGGCCAATTATAGCGGTATCCTTCAGGCGGACGCCTATACCGGCTATGGCCAGCTCTATCTTCCTGATCGAAGTCCGGGCCCGATTTATGAAGCGGCGTGTTGGGCGCATGCCAGGCGGCCATTCTTTGCGCAAGCCGATCTGGAGGCCAATGCGCGCCGAAAAGGGCAGGGTAAAAGTGCCGCCGTTATCTCACCAATCGCCTTGAACATGGTGCAGCGGATCGACGCGCTGTTCGAGATCGAACGCCAGATCAATGGCCGCACTGCCGATGAGAGAAAAGCGATCCGCCAGCAATTATCAAAGCCGTTGATCGACGAGATGGAAATATGGATACGCGACCACCGCGCCAGGTTGCCGCGTGACAACGACCTGGCAAAGGCATTTGACTATATGCTGAACCGCTGGGAATCCTTCACCCGCTTCCTCGACGACGGCCGGATTTGCCTGTCGAACAATTGCGCGGAGCGATCTCTGCGTGGTGTGGCCCTTGGACGAAAAGCCTGGCTATTTGCCGGTTCCGACCGCGGAGGGCAAAGGGCGGCAGCCATGTACAGCCTGATCGTCACCGCGAAAATGAACCGCACTGATCCACAGACCTGGCTTGCAGATGTTCTCGCCCGCATCGCCGATCATCCTGCCAGCCTGATCGATGAACTTCTTCCCTGGAATTGGCGGAACCCCGCAACAAAATCTCTGCAGCAGGCGGCCTGA
- the tnpB gene encoding IS66 family insertion sequence element accessory protein TnpB (TnpB, as the term is used for proteins encoded by IS66 family insertion elements, is considered an accessory protein, since TnpC, encoded by a neighboring gene, is a DDE family transposase.), whose translation MIPISSSVRVWIASGHCDMRKGMQGLALIVQEGLGRDPFKGDVFVFRGKSGRLIKALWHDGIGLSLYAKRLERGRFIWPVTEGGAIALTAGQMSYLLEGIDWRNPQQTWRPTSAG comes from the coding sequence ATGATCCCGATCAGTTCGAGCGTGCGGGTTTGGATTGCGAGCGGCCATTGCGATATGCGCAAGGGAATGCAGGGTCTTGCTCTGATCGTGCAGGAAGGTCTTGGTCGTGATCCGTTCAAGGGGGACGTTTTTGTTTTCCGCGGTAAAAGCGGCCGGCTGATCAAGGCTCTTTGGCATGACGGAATTGGGCTTTCGCTGTACGCAAAGCGGCTCGAGCGTGGCCGTTTTATTTGGCCGGTGACTGAGGGCGGAGCAATTGCGCTGACGGCTGGCCAGATGTCCTACTTGCTTGAGGGAATTGACTGGCGAAACCCGCAGCAGACATGGCGTCCGACGAGCGCTGGATAG
- the tnpA gene encoding IS66-like element accessory protein TnpA translates to MAQAILLTGQERRRRWSPDRRLEILEAAFAPGANVSEVARRFDVSTGLLYTWRRQALTVKDGPAFVPATVLDVSSGGDGGAATIVVDFANCIKVRIASGVPCDLAAAVMRALK, encoded by the coding sequence ATGGCACAGGCCATTTTGCTGACGGGTCAAGAACGGCGTCGTCGTTGGTCACCGGACCGACGGCTGGAAATTCTGGAGGCAGCATTTGCTCCTGGGGCAAATGTCTCGGAGGTAGCGCGTCGTTTTGATGTTTCGACGGGGCTGCTCTACACGTGGCGGCGCCAAGCGCTGACTGTGAAAGATGGGCCTGCTTTTGTGCCGGCAACAGTTCTGGATGTTTCTAGCGGTGGCGATGGTGGTGCGGCAACCATAGTTGTGGACTTTGCGAACTGTATCAAGGTGAGGATTGCCTCCGGCGTGCCTTGTGATCTTGCCGCTGCAGTGATGCGAGCGCTCAAATGA